One Benincasa hispida cultivar B227 chromosome 5, ASM972705v1, whole genome shotgun sequence genomic window carries:
- the LOC120078039 gene encoding bZIP transcription factor 16-like isoform X4 codes for MWGVQPIMPPYGTPPHPYVAMYPHGGIYAHPPMPPGSYPYSPFAIASPNGIAEASGNTPGNMEGEGKPSELKEKLPIKRSKGSLGSLSMITGKNNELGKPSGTSANGVYSKSAESESEGTSERSGADSENDSQLKSGSGKDSLEGGGTPNGLMHGSQNEGHSLAHPLVNQTMSMIPIQASGAVTGPATNLNIGMDYWGTPTTSAIPSLCGKVPPAPIAGAVAAGSREGIPPQPWLQDERELKRQRRKQSNRESARRSRLRKQAECDELSQRAEALKEENASLRSEVDRIRSEYEQLLSENASLKRRLGDNGGNEDPRSAKDGQNFNKEGHHTSRTQLTKG; via the exons ATGTGGGGGGTACAG CCTATTATGCCGCCTTATGGAACCCCTCCACATCCGTATGTTGCAATGTATCCTCATGGTGGCATATATGCTCATCCGCCTATGCCTCCG GGATCATATCCTTACAGTCCTTTTGCTATAGCTTCTCCAAATGGCATCGCTGAGGCTTCT GGGAATACACCAGGCAACATGGAAGGAGAAGGTAAGCCATCTGAGCTGAAAGAAAAATTGCCAATTAAAAGATCAAAAGGAAGTCTGGGAAGTCTAAGCATGATAACTGGGAAGAACAATGAGCTTGGTAAACCATCAGGAACATCTGCTAACGGAGTTTATTCTAAAAG TGCTGAAAGTGAAAGTGAAGGTACGAGTGAAAGAAGTGGTGCTGATTCTGAAAAT GATTCACAACTAAAATCTGGTTCTGGGAAAGATTCTTTAGAAG GTGGAGGGACTCCTAATGGTTTGATGCATGGTTCTCAGAATGAAGGACATAGTCTTGCGCATCCATTGGTGAACCAGACGATGTCCATGATACCAATTCAAGCTTCTGGAGCTGTTACAGGTCCTGCTACAAATTTGAATATAGGAATGGATTATTGGGGTACCCCAACAACTTCTGCCATCCCTTCATTGTGTGGGAAGGTCCCTCCGGCTCCGATTGCAGGAGCTGTTGCTGCTGGGTCACGAGAAGGCATTCCGCCACAGCCTTGGTTACAG GATGAAAGAGAGCTGAAAAGACAAAGAAGGAAGCAGTCAAACAGAGAATCTGCTCGTAGATCTCGGTTGCGTAAACAG gcTGAATGCGACGAGCTGTCTCAGCGCGCTGAAGCTTTGAAGGAAGAAAATGCGAGTCTTAGATCTGAAGTGGATAGGATTAGGAGTGAGTACGAGCAACTTCTTTCAGAAAATGCCTCTCTCAAG AGGAGGCTTGGAGATAATGGTGGAAATGAAGATCCAAGATCTGCCAAAGACGGccaaaattttaataaagaaGGTCACCATACATCCCGGACCCAACTCACCAAAGGGTAA
- the LOC120078039 gene encoding bZIP transcription factor 68-like isoform X1 — translation MGGSEMNKSTKEESKTTPATTQFCLFFRNSLQTQALALLILNGQDFRFFLLKPQAYSPIPPPGYLATSPQAHPYMWGVQPIMPPYGTPPHPYVAMYPHGGIYAHPPMPPGSYPYSPFAIASPNGIAEASGNTPGNMEGEGKPSELKEKLPIKRSKGSLGSLSMITGKNNELGKPSGTSANGVYSKSAESESEGTSERSGADSENDSQLKSGSGKDSLEGGGTPNGLMHGSQNEGHSLAHPLVNQTMSMIPIQASGAVTGPATNLNIGMDYWGTPTTSAIPSLCGKVPPAPIAGAVAAGSREGIPPQPWLQDERELKRQRRKQSNRESARRSRLRKQAECDELSQRAEALKEENASLRSEVDRIRSEYEQLLSENASLKRRLGDNGGNEDPRSAKDGQNFNKEGHHTSRTQLTKG, via the exons ATGGGTGGCAGTGAGATGAATAAGTCCACGAAGGAGGAATCCAAGACAACACCTGCCACTACGCAG TTTTGCCTTTTTTTCAGGAACAGTCTCCAAACACAAGCACTGGCACTGTTAATCCTGAATGGTCAGGATTTCAGGTTCTTTTTGTTAAAGCCTCAA GCATATTCTCCAATACCTCCACCTGGATATTTGGCAACAAGCCCCCAGGCACACCCATATATGTGGGGGGTACAG CCTATTATGCCGCCTTATGGAACCCCTCCACATCCGTATGTTGCAATGTATCCTCATGGTGGCATATATGCTCATCCGCCTATGCCTCCG GGATCATATCCTTACAGTCCTTTTGCTATAGCTTCTCCAAATGGCATCGCTGAGGCTTCT GGGAATACACCAGGCAACATGGAAGGAGAAGGTAAGCCATCTGAGCTGAAAGAAAAATTGCCAATTAAAAGATCAAAAGGAAGTCTGGGAAGTCTAAGCATGATAACTGGGAAGAACAATGAGCTTGGTAAACCATCAGGAACATCTGCTAACGGAGTTTATTCTAAAAG TGCTGAAAGTGAAAGTGAAGGTACGAGTGAAAGAAGTGGTGCTGATTCTGAAAAT GATTCACAACTAAAATCTGGTTCTGGGAAAGATTCTTTAGAAG GTGGAGGGACTCCTAATGGTTTGATGCATGGTTCTCAGAATGAAGGACATAGTCTTGCGCATCCATTGGTGAACCAGACGATGTCCATGATACCAATTCAAGCTTCTGGAGCTGTTACAGGTCCTGCTACAAATTTGAATATAGGAATGGATTATTGGGGTACCCCAACAACTTCTGCCATCCCTTCATTGTGTGGGAAGGTCCCTCCGGCTCCGATTGCAGGAGCTGTTGCTGCTGGGTCACGAGAAGGCATTCCGCCACAGCCTTGGTTACAG GATGAAAGAGAGCTGAAAAGACAAAGAAGGAAGCAGTCAAACAGAGAATCTGCTCGTAGATCTCGGTTGCGTAAACAG gcTGAATGCGACGAGCTGTCTCAGCGCGCTGAAGCTTTGAAGGAAGAAAATGCGAGTCTTAGATCTGAAGTGGATAGGATTAGGAGTGAGTACGAGCAACTTCTTTCAGAAAATGCCTCTCTCAAG AGGAGGCTTGGAGATAATGGTGGAAATGAAGATCCAAGATCTGCCAAAGACGGccaaaattttaataaagaaGGTCACCATACATCCCGGACCCAACTCACCAAAGGGTAA
- the LOC120078039 gene encoding bZIP transcription factor 16-like isoform X3 — MGGSEMNKSTKEESKTTPATTQEQSPNTSTGTVNPEWSGFQAYSPIPPPGYLATSPQAHPYMWGVQPIMPPYGTPPHPYVAMYPHGGIYAHPPMPPGSYPYSPFAIASPNGIAEASGNTPGNMEGEGKPSELKEKLPIKRSKGSLGSLSMITGKNNELGKPSGTSANGVYSKSAESESEGTSERSGADSENDSQLKSGSGKDSLEGGGTPNGLMHGSQNEGHSLAHPLVNQTMSMIPIQASGAVTGPATNLNIGMDYWGTPTTSAIPSLCGKVPPAPIAGAVAAGSREGIPPQPWLQDERELKRQRRKQSNRESARRSRLRKQAECDELSQRAEALKEENASLRSEVDRIRSEYEQLLSENASLKRRLGDNGGNEDPRSAKDGQNFNKEGHHTSRTQLTKG; from the exons ATGGGTGGCAGTGAGATGAATAAGTCCACGAAGGAGGAATCCAAGACAACACCTGCCACTACGCAG GAACAGTCTCCAAACACAAGCACTGGCACTGTTAATCCTGAATGGTCAGGATTTCAG GCATATTCTCCAATACCTCCACCTGGATATTTGGCAACAAGCCCCCAGGCACACCCATATATGTGGGGGGTACAG CCTATTATGCCGCCTTATGGAACCCCTCCACATCCGTATGTTGCAATGTATCCTCATGGTGGCATATATGCTCATCCGCCTATGCCTCCG GGATCATATCCTTACAGTCCTTTTGCTATAGCTTCTCCAAATGGCATCGCTGAGGCTTCT GGGAATACACCAGGCAACATGGAAGGAGAAGGTAAGCCATCTGAGCTGAAAGAAAAATTGCCAATTAAAAGATCAAAAGGAAGTCTGGGAAGTCTAAGCATGATAACTGGGAAGAACAATGAGCTTGGTAAACCATCAGGAACATCTGCTAACGGAGTTTATTCTAAAAG TGCTGAAAGTGAAAGTGAAGGTACGAGTGAAAGAAGTGGTGCTGATTCTGAAAAT GATTCACAACTAAAATCTGGTTCTGGGAAAGATTCTTTAGAAG GTGGAGGGACTCCTAATGGTTTGATGCATGGTTCTCAGAATGAAGGACATAGTCTTGCGCATCCATTGGTGAACCAGACGATGTCCATGATACCAATTCAAGCTTCTGGAGCTGTTACAGGTCCTGCTACAAATTTGAATATAGGAATGGATTATTGGGGTACCCCAACAACTTCTGCCATCCCTTCATTGTGTGGGAAGGTCCCTCCGGCTCCGATTGCAGGAGCTGTTGCTGCTGGGTCACGAGAAGGCATTCCGCCACAGCCTTGGTTACAG GATGAAAGAGAGCTGAAAAGACAAAGAAGGAAGCAGTCAAACAGAGAATCTGCTCGTAGATCTCGGTTGCGTAAACAG gcTGAATGCGACGAGCTGTCTCAGCGCGCTGAAGCTTTGAAGGAAGAAAATGCGAGTCTTAGATCTGAAGTGGATAGGATTAGGAGTGAGTACGAGCAACTTCTTTCAGAAAATGCCTCTCTCAAG AGGAGGCTTGGAGATAATGGTGGAAATGAAGATCCAAGATCTGCCAAAGACGGccaaaattttaataaagaaGGTCACCATACATCCCGGACCCAACTCACCAAAGGGTAA
- the LOC120078039 gene encoding bZIP transcription factor 16-like isoform X2, which produces MGGSEMNKSTKEESKTTPATTQVCLNSLQTQALALLILNGQDFRFFLLKPQAYSPIPPPGYLATSPQAHPYMWGVQPIMPPYGTPPHPYVAMYPHGGIYAHPPMPPGSYPYSPFAIASPNGIAEASGNTPGNMEGEGKPSELKEKLPIKRSKGSLGSLSMITGKNNELGKPSGTSANGVYSKSAESESEGTSERSGADSENDSQLKSGSGKDSLEGGGTPNGLMHGSQNEGHSLAHPLVNQTMSMIPIQASGAVTGPATNLNIGMDYWGTPTTSAIPSLCGKVPPAPIAGAVAAGSREGIPPQPWLQDERELKRQRRKQSNRESARRSRLRKQAECDELSQRAEALKEENASLRSEVDRIRSEYEQLLSENASLKRRLGDNGGNEDPRSAKDGQNFNKEGHHTSRTQLTKG; this is translated from the exons ATGGGTGGCAGTGAGATGAATAAGTCCACGAAGGAGGAATCCAAGACAACACCTGCCACTACGCAGGTCTGCTT GAACAGTCTCCAAACACAAGCACTGGCACTGTTAATCCTGAATGGTCAGGATTTCAGGTTCTTTTTGTTAAAGCCTCAA GCATATTCTCCAATACCTCCACCTGGATATTTGGCAACAAGCCCCCAGGCACACCCATATATGTGGGGGGTACAG CCTATTATGCCGCCTTATGGAACCCCTCCACATCCGTATGTTGCAATGTATCCTCATGGTGGCATATATGCTCATCCGCCTATGCCTCCG GGATCATATCCTTACAGTCCTTTTGCTATAGCTTCTCCAAATGGCATCGCTGAGGCTTCT GGGAATACACCAGGCAACATGGAAGGAGAAGGTAAGCCATCTGAGCTGAAAGAAAAATTGCCAATTAAAAGATCAAAAGGAAGTCTGGGAAGTCTAAGCATGATAACTGGGAAGAACAATGAGCTTGGTAAACCATCAGGAACATCTGCTAACGGAGTTTATTCTAAAAG TGCTGAAAGTGAAAGTGAAGGTACGAGTGAAAGAAGTGGTGCTGATTCTGAAAAT GATTCACAACTAAAATCTGGTTCTGGGAAAGATTCTTTAGAAG GTGGAGGGACTCCTAATGGTTTGATGCATGGTTCTCAGAATGAAGGACATAGTCTTGCGCATCCATTGGTGAACCAGACGATGTCCATGATACCAATTCAAGCTTCTGGAGCTGTTACAGGTCCTGCTACAAATTTGAATATAGGAATGGATTATTGGGGTACCCCAACAACTTCTGCCATCCCTTCATTGTGTGGGAAGGTCCCTCCGGCTCCGATTGCAGGAGCTGTTGCTGCTGGGTCACGAGAAGGCATTCCGCCACAGCCTTGGTTACAG GATGAAAGAGAGCTGAAAAGACAAAGAAGGAAGCAGTCAAACAGAGAATCTGCTCGTAGATCTCGGTTGCGTAAACAG gcTGAATGCGACGAGCTGTCTCAGCGCGCTGAAGCTTTGAAGGAAGAAAATGCGAGTCTTAGATCTGAAGTGGATAGGATTAGGAGTGAGTACGAGCAACTTCTTTCAGAAAATGCCTCTCTCAAG AGGAGGCTTGGAGATAATGGTGGAAATGAAGATCCAAGATCTGCCAAAGACGGccaaaattttaataaagaaGGTCACCATACATCCCGGACCCAACTCACCAAAGGGTAA